ATCGGGTGCGGTAGGGGAGGTTCAGAAAGCCCCACAGAAGGAGAAGAGGCCCAGGAGAGAAGACTGTCAGGAGGCTGGTGGGCCTGGGGGCTGGCCTTGTTCTCAGAGGCCAGGGAAGTCCAGGTGGGCTGAGTGAGGCTAGTGGTGTAGCGACAGAGGTCTGCgaggggcagagggatggggacaggcgcGAGGGGCCGTGGCAGGGACCTGGGGGAATGGGAGTTGGGGCTCGGGCCTCAGGGAGGCGATtggtggaaggacagaggtctgggaggGGCAGAGCGATGGGGACATGGACGGCGGCCCGCTGCAGGGATTCCGGAGGACTGGGAGTGGggggttggggttactcttggctttttgccctctcctgccgccGGCTGCTCCAGTTCCTCTTGCtctgcggcgaggtggacagggtgagctctcgggactgatggcggtttTGGAAgaggcctggggccaaggacaggccagggcggcgggagaggcggaccggtggcgtggctggatctgggcgcgctgtcggaccttccacatcaccagctgcaggcaggcgtttgcgtcctcgctggagttgtggccgtcctggctgtcccggatgatctgtcccaggtagtcggccgcgagattcctgagggagcgcttgtaggggaaacctaGGTAGTgtgggaagagcacggccgtgtccaccacggtgctgtggatgagcttcagggccagcagaccgctctccaggctgtgcccgatgaggatggtttgggcgctggaaaagctcagcaggatggcttggacttggggcaaggtgatgctcgtcttggcgacgtcggcctcggtgactccggaaaacctgatgttgtagtccacgatctcgttgtcgggcttaacgaaggtgtcgtacaccactcgcatgtcggcgtccaccacggtgacgcgggtcagctctaggccatgcgtggtgtagcacatctcacagtccaaggcgtagattacTGGATGAGGGTCTCTGGACAATTCTTTCTTGAAAGTCTCCACGAAACCATCGAGGCtctccttgcggccgtcccgcacgtgctgctttgccacctggcagcccacagagccaggagcagctgcacagcaggtgtactgacTAACCCGGCCTCTAGCCACCTGGCTCGAggggacccgcccccagtgacagtaacacaactggtcgcgtacacagcggcccgaggaggacaccaggtactcggtgccacaacggcagcagaccctgcaggaggagtcgccgggccccttcccctggccagtgaagaggacggcgcctctgggccgctcggggtgcgggaaggggtagccgttctccttgagctggtcctggctgagcaggaacccctggaggcggctgtacagggcggccctgctgaggcccggcatggagctgggggtcaggcccctcagtctcttgagggtgttcaggaccacgttcaggtacctgttcttgttggggctgcagtcgtaggccaccttctcctcgttcagcgccttctcctcggcctcctgcttggaggcgcagaacttgagacactcttcggcgAACAGTTGGAGATaccctcggcggaggacggtggggacttggcacccag
This genomic stretch from Pan paniscus chromosome 7, NHGRI_mPanPan1-v2.0_pri, whole genome shotgun sequence harbors:
- the LOC129398521 gene encoding exonuclease GOR-like, whose translation is RTRVASSSQRSSGSKVGRQPGKTRNRSGMACKTTTTISSKRIVRRPSLPSLKKPIILRRSGCQVPTVLRRGYLQLFAEECLKFCASKQEAEEKALNEEKVAYDCSPNKNRYLNVVLNTLKRLRGLTPSSMPGLSRAALYSRLQGFLLSQDQLKENGYPFPHPERPRGAVLFTGQGKGPGDSSCRVCCRCGTEYLVSSSGRCVRDQLCYCHWGRVPSSQVARGRVSQYTCCAAAPGSVGCQVAKQHVRDGRKESLDGFVETFKKELSRDPHPVIYALDCEMCYTTHGLELTRVTVVDADMRVVYDTFVKPDNEIVDYNIRFSGVTEADVAKTSITLPQVQAILLSFSSAQTILIGHSLESGLLALKLIHSTVVDTAVLFPHYLGFPYKRSLRNLAADYLGQIIRDSQDGHNSSEDANACLQLVMWKVRQRAQIQPRHRSASPAALACPWPQASSKTAISPESSPCPPRRRARGTGAAGGRRGQKAKSNPNPPLPVLRNPCSGPPSMSPSLCPSQTSVLPPIASLRPEPQLPFPQVPATAPRACPHPSAPRRPLSLHH